TGCCAGACAGGTGAGGACATCAGATTCCGCAGCAGGGCTGAGGCATGTTGCTGCAGCCCATCCACACATACcgttttattttctttttgctgggCTTCAGGCCGGTGCCTCCCCACTCGCCCCAGCCTGGCAGAACCAGGTTCAGTGGCTGTGGCTTCGCAGCCTGCTCTGCTTTACGTTTCTCCTGATTGAAGTCAGCGACCACATCGTCCCCAGCAAAGGCCTCCGTGATCACTCCTCGCTGGTCAAAGCCACCCTCCTGCAGAGATGGGAGTTacagctctgcagacagcatgGCCCCCAGCCCAGGACAGCCCCACACTGCTCACCTCTTCCACGATGACTACAGGTAAGCTGGGGCACTGAGCCTCCTGGACCTTTCCAGACAGCACAGACTGCAAGttgatcattttcttcttggttgCTGGTTTCTTGGCAGGCTTtggtgcagctctgcctttctcctgAGGGTGTGCTGGCTTCTCCGTGCCCACAGCCTGTGGCTTCTCCTGCTCTGCTATGAGCTCCTCGGAGGCCAAAGCTTCAATGTCTTCCATTGTCTGCACACGGTGaagctgctctgacagcaagGGCTCCTCCTGGGCCTGAGGAGGCACCTCAATCACTGGGCTTGCCTGCTCCTCAACACTGACCGGGTGGATGGAGCCATCCCCTGGCAGTTGTTCAGGAACTTCTGTTTCATCAGCACCTACACAAGGGAACAGTGGAGAAACATCCACCTCAtgaacaggagagaaaagagaaggactGCGAGTGAAAATGCAGCCCTGTATGGGAGATCACAatgtgaaccactgattgatcagctgaggcaagtgtggggtcagctgtgggagcacaggtgaaagttatgtagctgtgctccctggaGGGGTGGAgttcgactccacctcctctgagacctcatttaagggctgaccctcactgaggcaNagacctcatttaagggctgaccctcactgaggcagcatctcttggagattgctcaCCAGGGAGGATTGCCTCAGCTCTGGTGAGttcccttttccttatatcttctgtatttctacCATTTTGCTTGTAATTGCTATCCTTGTTAATACCAGCATAGTTACTGCCAATACAAGCCCTAATGACCCACCTTGCTCTGTGACACTGCAGACACCAGGCAGGACTGTGagctccttgctgtgctgttcaGGACTCCCTGCCTGCTGCCGCCATGCTTGCCGTTTCTGCTGAAAGTCTTGTAGCAGTGCTTCCTCTTCTgacagctcttcctcctcctctgacATCTCCTTGCTCTCTACAGCAACTGGCACTACAGCATCTCCAAGGTCCTCTGGCATGTCAGGCTCCTGGGCTGGGTCACTGGGCTTGCCCAGCATCCAgggatttgctttgtttgctccCACAGAGACAGGAGGGACGACGGCTGTAGAAGTGAGGTCCTCCTCAGGCATATCAGCTGGCTCCTCCTCAGGCAATTCCACCCGCACCTTCTGCATCAGCTCCTTGTTCCTGGCCAGCTGCTCTTGCATGGCCTTGCGAGCCTGGCATGGGATCGAGATGTTTCCAACACAGGCCAGAAAAAACATGCCCACTTACTTGCCCCGCTCTCAGCTGTCTTCCCCTTTCCCAAGCTGCACCTCACCTCCAGGTCATACTTGGCCATAATGGCCCGCGAGCGGgcccatttccccttgttttggTGTTTGAGACTCATCCGCTCCTGAGGCAGAGGCAAAGAGAAGCATCAGAAAGAACACTCTCAGGAGTAGGGACTTCCCAAACAATGAAGGAGAAGCAAGCAAGCAGCACCTCCATCCTGAGCTGATCCAGCTCTTCTAGCTTTGCCAAGGCAGCCTCAGGGTCTGACTTCTGCAGCATCTCAAAATCCTTTAAGGCCTTGCgtctcttgcttttcttcagcacacGATGGTACCTGCAGCACAAGAGCAGACAGTTGAGGAGTGAGACCTGGCACAGGCACCCAGCCTCTGCTTTGGCAAGGGAGCACTGTTCTGTGCATGAAGAAGCACAGCTTCCCGGCAACATTTCAACTTGTGACTCTCTGCTTCCCTCCACCCTTTAACCACTCTCTCTCAAGCATTGGGCCCCAGATCACCGAGCCCAGCAATGCTATAGCCTTACTTCTTGCTCTTGATCTTTTTCTCTCGACGAGCCTTGGCTTCATAGTAGGACTGCAGGACTCGAGCCTTCTGAAGCTCTGCTCGCCGCCGCTTGGCCTGCCAGCAAACACAGCGCAAGGGAAAGCATGAAGGAAGAAGCCTTCATAaccacagtgcagcagaagaaagaaacactCACCTCCTCCAAGCTCATTGCCTGCAGTGAGGCTTTCTCCTGTGGTGTCAGGAGCGGGTCTGTGATgggctgctgtgttttgtggaGCAGACCAAAGATCTCCTGCTCCAGGGGAGTTCGAGGCTGTTGGTGGGACAGAATAGGCAGTGAGACTAGACGAGACACAAATGACTGCAGGAAGAGACACCCACACACACCTTCCCATCCTTCCTGATGCCAGAGCACCCCCATAGGAGGGCACAAACAAGCCAAAGTCCCAGGCCCAACGGGGGACAAGGAGAAATCCTTGCACAGACAGAAGGGTGCTTGTTGAGCTGGGAGCTTGATAAAGACTGCCCTGACCTGGGAAAGCTCTCCAGGGATGAGTAACTCTCCTGAGAAGCAATGCAAACTTCAAGGGAACTTGTGTTCAACACTAGAAAAATAGCCAAAATTTATAGGTACACAGCCTTTTGTGAACCAAACCCTTCATCTCAAAGAGAAACGGCTGAGTGCTATGAGCAGGCACCTAGGTCAGGAGAGGGACTAGGAAACAACAGGCTTAGCTGATGTGCTGAGTGCTAAATAAAGGCAGGGGGGAAAACTGTGCCCAAGAGATGGCAATGATGGGCATGTGGCAGCACCCACCTTCCATGCTGAAACCACTTGCTCCAGGGGGGCAACTGCCACAATCTCCTCCTTCAGAGGGAAAACCAGCTGCTTTGCTCGGCGGTTCTGCAGTACAACTGGCTGCCACTTGCCAACATCTTTAGAGCTCTTGACATAGGCAGCCTCCCTCACTACCTGCAGATgagagcaagaaagaaaaaaaagtgagcagAGAAGCTGATCTGTGGAACAAGACACGTCAGACAATAAGAGAGATGCAGATAGCACAGAGGGGCTAAAAGAGCGTCCCTTAAGGCTGGGATGCCTTCACTGTGCTGtttgcctgcagccctgcatacCCGCTCTGCCTCCTCCTTGCTGAGCGGCAGCTccactgctttcttctgcttcactcTGCTGAACTCCTTCTTCACACCACTCAGGGCAGAGCGGCCATGGATGGGCTGCAGGAGCTCGGACAGGACAAGTTTCTCCCCGGCACCTACAAGAGACCTCGTGCATCAGCACCACCACGGTGCCACCGAGTGGGGCAGCACCATGGAGAGGCACCTTCACCCCAAAGCCCACCACAGCGTATCAGTGTTCTCCCCAGCAGATGGAGAGCATCCTCCTCCATAGGGGAAGCAGGGAGGGCCCCCACCTTTACAGCTAACGTTGAACTCGGACACCTGCGCACTGGGCTCGGAGCGCTCGGCCAGCTTCCTCCTGCCGGGACGATAAATACGACACGTTGAGTCACCGCTGGGAGCGCAGCGCCCCGCCACGTGCTGCCGCAGCAGCAGGAACTCGAAGCCCCGCACTCACCGCTTCCTCCCGGTGAGGGCACTGACCgcctccaggagctgctggtgccGCCGCtctccatcctcctgctgctgccgcACCAAGCACACGGTCACCGGGGTCACCGCCTGAGCGGGTGaggcccggccccggccccacTCGCTGCTCCCACCAGACCCCGCGGATCAGCGGAGCGCCCGATGCCGGTGAGCGcagccccgccccgccccgcggaTCCCgctcacctcctcctcctcctcctcgctgccgctccccgccgcctcGGCGCCCAGCCACTCCTCCGCCATGGCGTCGCAAAGTGCCGTAAAGCGCGCCGCTTCCGCCCCGCACGAGGAGCCGCACTTCCGCCCGCTCCGTGACGTCACGGCTGCCATGGCAGCGGGCGGAGCCGCGGCCGAACGGCGGCGTTAGGCCCACGGGGCCGCGCTGCGGGTGTGGCGGGCGAACTGCTGGCGAACTGCTGGCTGCAGCGGCTCGACGTGACGCTACGAGACAGGTTCGCCCTTTCCCTTTCCGTCCCGTTCCTCTTCGTCTCCTACCCGCCCTCCGGGGTCCCCGGCAtcgcccggccccgcccccgCCACGTGCCGGGCCCGGCCCCCAGCCCCGCCCCCCCTTGTTCGCACCGGAGCGTCGGTAACAGCCGGAGATGGACACCGCGCCCGACCAATGGGAGAGCGAGAAGAGCAGCGGGGAGGCGGGGCGCCGAGCGGCCCTGGACCAATGGCGGGCCCGGCCGCTCCCACAGCGGCGTCGCGGGGCGTGGCGGCCCCTCCCGCGGCGCTGAGCTGCCGTCGGCCCGGTCTGGGGCTGCCGGCACCGCCCGGGGTGAGCGGGGCCGCGtccgctcctcctcctcctcctctcccttccctcgTCCCTTCCGTCCCGTCCCGTTTCCCGCGGGCCGGGGCCGCGCTCGTTGTGCCCGGGGCTTTCCCCAGCACACACCCAACCGCGGGTTGCCATAGCGACACCCCTGAGAaaggagggggatgggggggtgatGTTGGCGTGACGACCCCCCCCCTCCCGTGCTGAGCcgccctctcctctcctctcctctcctctcctctcctctcctcgcaGCTCCCGACCCAGCACAGCCCGGCCCAGTCGGGCCCGACGATGCcgggggcggcggagcggcAGCGCCCGGCCGAGCGGCGGCCCCGTTGACGGCCCCGCCATGTCGGTGATGGTGGCGAGGAAGAAGGTGGTACGGAAATGGGAGAAGCTGCCGGGCAGGAACACCTTCTGCTGCGATGGCCGCATCATGATGGCCCGGCAGAAGGGCATCTTCTACCTGACGCTCTTCCTCATCCTTGGCACCTGTGCCCTCTTCTTCGCCTTCGAGTGAGTGCTGGGGGGGGACGAGGGGGGGGAGAGTTGGGTGGGGACCTGCTGGcagcatgctgctgtgctggggggggccCGATGGGGCTTTGTGCCCTTCTTCCCATCACCGCGATGGCCTGTGGCCTTGGCAAagagggaggggatggggccCGGCGAGGCATCGATGCAGTCTGACAGCAGAGGGAGAGGGGTCTGCACCCATCCCACCACCCCAGAACCACTGGCAGCATGTGGTGAGGCCCTGCAGCCCTTACGGGTGGGCTCTGCCCAACGGATGGGACCTCTCCCCTTCCCAGGGCCATCTCTTGTGGGGGCAGCCTAGCTGTGTGCTgatccccccaaaaaaatagTCCGTAGCATGCGTttggctgagtgctgctgttgtgtgaGGGGGCAGGACAGCTTTTTGGCCTGATCAGGAGACGTCAGCTTCTACAACAAGAGAACTTTCCTTCCTCAGTCTCCGTCAGCGTGTTTTTGTTGGTCTCAGAGCGGTGAAGTCCTGGTGTTGTGTAACACAAAAGCTCTTTAAGGCAGCAAGGTGGATGGAGGAACCTGTTTGTTCTTCTGGTTGTTCTCCCAAATCAATAGCCCAGGTGCCAGGTTGCCCCAGCCCAGAGAAATGGCCTCAGCTTCCTCTGGCCTGACATTGCCCTCTGTGTTATGGATGTGGCCTCAGAAGGGCTTTCTGGAACCCCAAGGAGACTCTCTCATGTCCCAGCCAACGGGTAGTGCCTGCTGTCAGGCTCCAGTTTGGTACCAGATTGGCTTTTCTGCTTAGTTGCTGCATGGCTTTGCAGCGAGCATCACTGTAACAGCTGTAACACAAGCTGCTGGGCTCCTGAAATGATTCCTGACTCAGTGTCATAGGTGAACAATGACACTGCTTCCTGATGATGCCCTATCCAAAAAATGGGGCTAAGACTTCCTGCCTTGCAGGAACAATTACTAAGTGTTAATACTCCTGAAGAACTTAGTGGCAGTGGTAATTGCTCCCGCTCCCTGCGGAG
This region of Coturnix japonica isolate 7356 chromosome 4, Coturnix japonica 2.1, whole genome shotgun sequence genomic DNA includes:
- the UTP14A gene encoding U3 small nucleolar RNA-associated protein 14 homolog A isoform X2 codes for the protein MAAVTSRSGRKCGSSCGAEAARFTALCDAMAEEWLGAEAAGSGSEEEEEEQEDGERRHQQLLEAVSALTGRKRRKLAERSEPSAQVSEFNVSCKGAGEKLVLSELLQPIHGRSALSGVKKEFSRVKQKKAVELPLSKEEAERVVREAAYVKSSKDVGKWQPVVLQNRRAKQLVFPLKEEIVAVAPLEQVVSAWKPRTPLEQEIFGLLHKTQQPITDPLLTPQEKASLQAMSLEEAKRRRAELQKARVLQSYYEAKARREKKIKSKKYHRVLKKSKRRKALKDFEMLQKSDPEAALAKLEELDQLRMEERMSLKHQNKGKWARSRAIMAKYDLEARKAMQEQLARNKELMQKVRVELPEEEPADMPEEDLTSTAVVPPVSVGANKANPWMLGKPSDPAQEPDMPEDLGDAVVPVAVESKEMSEEEEELSEEEALLQDFQQKRQAWRQQAGSPEQHSKELTVLPGVCSVTEQGADETEVPEQLPGDGSIHPVSVEEQASPVIEVPPQAQEEPLLSEQLHRVQTMEDIEALASEELIAEQEKPQAVGTEKPAHPQEKGRAAPKPAKKPATKKKMINLQSVLSGKVQEAQCPSLPVVIVEEEGGFDQRGVITEAFAGDDVVADFNQEKRKAEQAAKPQPLNLVLPGWGEWGGTGLKPSKKKIKRFLIKPAPAPPRKDQHLPHVIISEQRNIHAAAHQVSELPFPFEKHQQFERCIRTPVGSTWNTQRAFQKLTTPRVVTRAGHIIQPLSAEDVPSMATTADSGTKLALETPPEQHRQFSRRLRKRAR
- the UTP14A gene encoding U3 small nucleolar RNA-associated protein 14 homolog A isoform X1; amino-acid sequence: MAAVTSRSGRKCGSSCGAEAARFTALCDAMAEEWLGAEAAGSGSEEEEEEQQEDGERRHQQLLEAVSALTGRKRRKLAERSEPSAQVSEFNVSCKGAGEKLVLSELLQPIHGRSALSGVKKEFSRVKQKKAVELPLSKEEAERVVREAAYVKSSKDVGKWQPVVLQNRRAKQLVFPLKEEIVAVAPLEQVVSAWKPRTPLEQEIFGLLHKTQQPITDPLLTPQEKASLQAMSLEEAKRRRAELQKARVLQSYYEAKARREKKIKSKKYHRVLKKSKRRKALKDFEMLQKSDPEAALAKLEELDQLRMEERMSLKHQNKGKWARSRAIMAKYDLEARKAMQEQLARNKELMQKVRVELPEEEPADMPEEDLTSTAVVPPVSVGANKANPWMLGKPSDPAQEPDMPEDLGDAVVPVAVESKEMSEEEEELSEEEALLQDFQQKRQAWRQQAGSPEQHSKELTVLPGVCSVTEQGADETEVPEQLPGDGSIHPVSVEEQASPVIEVPPQAQEEPLLSEQLHRVQTMEDIEALASEELIAEQEKPQAVGTEKPAHPQEKGRAAPKPAKKPATKKKMINLQSVLSGKVQEAQCPSLPVVIVEEEGGFDQRGVITEAFAGDDVVADFNQEKRKAEQAAKPQPLNLVLPGWGEWGGTGLKPSKKKIKRFLIKPAPAPPRKDQHLPHVIISEQRNIHAAAHQVSELPFPFEKHQQFERCIRTPVGSTWNTQRAFQKLTTPRVVTRAGHIIQPLSAEDVPSMATTADSGTKLALETPPEQHRQFSRRLRKRAR